In Ostrea edulis chromosome 6, xbOstEdul1.1, whole genome shotgun sequence, a single window of DNA contains:
- the LOC125645609 gene encoding glycoprotein 3-alpha-L-fucosyltransferase A-like → MNRRNWRKRAYEILFRCLNNRVILAVSLIFLMSSFLYLYYTELPVRYQITYRGSKPHVFLFDKKYSVNRTEKRILLWTKFHFDINWVKPVRNILDNSCDFKCSVTDDRSSIKDVDAVVFHLLDMYFWETPPTYRSPHQVWVVHSAEPPPHLYYTGRSLRYSRYAFNWTLSFRKDATVYAPYGRAAPLDANIAEVKRKKLANKNYAEGKTKMTYAIISNCVDDAGRFSYIKKLRQYTPIDLYGRCGNLTCPRNSTCGEMLKPYKFAITFENSNCKDYISEKFWNGLYMESIPIVNWIPEQVPSNAPPKSYINVHDFPSMSDLAKYLDYLNNNDIEYSSYFDWRKTHYVVHGDTMWNQFCYLCRALHNDSIPAQVVDYQSWWSDDACKEWTISSMITRRIKNYFM, encoded by the exons ATGAATCGGAGGAACTGGAGAAAGAGAGCGTATGAAATCCTCTTCAGATGTCTGAACAATCGAGTGATTTTAGCGGTGAGTTTGATCTTCCTGATGTCGAGCTTCCTGTACCTTTACTACACAGAGCTTCCGGTTCGATACCAAATAACTTACAGGGGATCCAAACCACATGTGTTTTTATTCGATAAGAAATACTCCGTCAACAGGACAGAAAAGCGAATTTTGTTGTGGACGAAGTTTCATTTTGATATTAACTGGGTAAAACCTGTCAGGAATATTCTTGATAATTCTTGTGATTTCAAGTGTTCAGTCACTGATGACAGGTCTTCCATTAAAGATGTCGACGCCGTGGTCTTTCACCTGCTGGATATGTACTTTTGGGAAACTCCGCCCACTTATCGATCTCCTCATCAAGTTTGGGTTGTTCACTCCGCAGAACCGCCACCGCATTTGTATTATACAGGCCGGAGTTTAAGATATTCTCGGTATGCTTTCAATTGGACTTTGTCTTTCCGGAAAGATGCCACTGTATATGCACCATATGGACGCGCGGCACCATTGGACGCAAATATTGCAGAGGTGAAACGTAAAAAACTTGCTAATAAGAATTATGCAGAAGGCAAAACAAAGATGACGTATGCTATTATAAGTAATTGTGTTGATGATGCGGGAAGATTTAGCTATATTAAAAAGTTGAGACAATACACACCCATAGATCTGTACGGAAGATGTGGAAATCTTACGTGCCCCAGAAACAGTACTTGTGGGGAAATGTTGAAGCCGTATAAGTTTGCAATCACCTTTGAAAACAGCAATTGTAAAGATTATATTTCAGAAAAGTTTTGGAATGGTTTATATATGGAAAGCATACCAATTGTCAACTGGATTCCAGAACAAGTTCCCAGCAACGCTCCGCCCAAATCTTACATTAATGTGCATGATTTTCCCAGCATGAGCGATTTAGCCAAATATTTGGATTATCTAAATAATAACGACATAGAATATAGCAGTTATTTTGATTGGCGTAAAACGCATTACGTAGTCCACGGTGACACCATGTGGAATCAGTTTTGTTACTTATGTCGGGCTTTACATAACGACTCAATCCCTGCACAAGTTGTTGATTATCAAAGTTGGTGGTCCGATGACGCATGTAAAGAATGGACG ATATCCAGCATGATAACTAGAAGAATAAAGAACTATTTCATGTAA